Proteins from one Mugil cephalus isolate CIBA_MC_2020 chromosome 15, CIBA_Mcephalus_1.1, whole genome shotgun sequence genomic window:
- the pld2 gene encoding phospholipase D2 isoform X4: MHTADIRRARLSTGVDSALAAGTYNNSTMASPEDVIEPMVESSAAQNLDRRRFSSDLRNLSPDVIDGLMSTSDGRPFLVVHHLPEIKAEGIPYLIPGTPVTCRVDNTEKYTTRSKVRVGTLYTVRLTHGHFHWTVKRKYKHFQELHRDLHKHKMMIHLLPLGRFAKDRHQLRTLSEEMPSLHGTERTRRTSNKMKYLEEYLNALLENTFCRHDHSMLEFLSVGALSFITDLGPKGLEGPIYKRSGGHRIQGLNCIGHHQICFRWSRRWLVVKDSFLMYMDRDHGKINFVLLFDPEFEVKVGRAHTDTTHGVCIENFTRTLIIKCNSYRQTHWWSHEINRLAQTCDFLKVQRFGGFAPPRENTLTKWYVNGSGYFADLADALEQAKEEIFITDWWLSPEVFLKRPATDDYWRLDEILRRKAEQGVKVCVLLYKEVEVALGINSDHSKRTLMDKHPNIKVMRHPDHVSSMQFLWAHHEKMVAIDQTVAFVGGIDLAFGRWDDSQYRLTDLGLTEEKPNEDVDGSNVAGGSKPSEPDEQVEQSTYDLTSNTKLWLGKDYSNFIRKDWVQLDRPFEDNIDRTQVPRMPWRDLSAAIHGRAARDVARHFIQRWNFTKIFKNKYKDDFYPYLLPKSHSTADSLSFTVPGSKKAKVQVLRSADRWSTGTCENSILNAYIHTIENSEHFIYIENQFFISCADGKNVHNGIGDAIVDRILRAHREQKKYRVFVVIPLLPGFEGDINAGGGNAIQAILHFTYRTMCRGEHSILSRLSEATGISERPVDRVHHTLRPENALPALSVPCHRAHLRSQQNSHRR, from the exons ATGCATACGGCGGATATCCGAAGGGCACGGCTGTCGACAGGAGTTGACTCAGCTCT GGCAGCTGGCACTTACAACAACAGCACGATGGCCAGTCCAGAGGATGTGATCGAGCCCATGGTCGAGAGCTCAGCAGCCCAAAACCTAGACAGAAGGCGCTTCTCCAGCGACCTCCGCAACTTGAGTCCAGATGTCATAGATGGCCTCATGTCAACTAGTG ATGGGCGTCCTTTCCTCGTGGTGCACCACCTTcctgaaataaaagctgaaggTATACCTTACTTAATTCCTGGTACTCCCGTTACATGCAGAGTGGACAACACAGAGAAATACACCACTCGCTCAAAG GTCAGAGTAGGAACCCTGTACACGGTGCGGCTAACACACGGCCACTTCCACTGGACAGTGAAGAGAAAGTACAAGCACTTTCAGGAGCTGCATCGAGACCTTCACAAGCACAAGATGATGATTCACCTGCTGCCCCTTGGAAG ATTTGCAAAGGACAGGCATCAGCTGAGAACCTTGTCAGAGGAAATGCCCAGCCTGCATGGGACTGAGCGGACCAGAAGAACCTCCAACAAAATG AAATACCTTGAGGAATATCTAAACGCTCTGCTGGAGAACACATTCTGTAGGCATGACCACAGCATG ttggaATTCCTATCTGTCGGTGCTCTCTCCTTCATCACTGATCTCGGACCCAAGGGCTT GGAAGGACCTATCTACAAGAGGTCAGGAGGTCACCGTATCCAAGGCCTGAACTGCATCGGCCATCATCAGATCTGTTTCCGATGGTCACGCCGCTGGTTGGTAGTCAAAGACTCTTTCCTGATGTACATGGACCGAGACCATGGCAAAATCAACTTTGTGCTGCTCTTTGACCCGGAGTTTGAAGTTAAAGTGGGTCGTGCTCACACGGACACCACACATGGAGTCTGCATTGAGAATTTCACCCG GACATTGATTATCAAGTGCAACAgctacagacaaacacattggTGGAGTCATGAAATAAACCGGCTGGCACAAACCTGTGACTTCCTCAAAGTGCAGCGCTTCGGTGGATTTGCTCCGCCACGAGAGAACACACTCACAAAATG GTATGTGAATGGAAGTGGCTACTTTGCAGACCTGGCTGATGCTCTGGAACAAGCCAAGGAGGAAATCTTCATCACAGATTGGTG GCTCAGTCCTGAAGTGTTCCTAAAGAGACCAGCGACAGATGACTATTGGCGACTGGATGAGATACTCAGACGCAAAGCA GAGCAAGGAGTCAAAGTGTGTGTCCTGTTGTATAAAGAGGTGGAGGTGGCATTAGGCATCAACAGTGACCACAGCAAGAGGACTCTTATGGATAAACACCCAAATATCAAG GTAATGCGACATCCAGACCATGTGTCATCTATGCAGTTCCTCTGGGCTCATCATGAAAAGATGGTCGCCATTGACCAAACAGTAGCCTTTGTAGGGGGCATTGATCTGGCATTTGGGAGGTGGGATGATAGTCAGTACCGGCTGACGGACCTGGGTTTGACTGAGGAGAAGCCAAATGAAGATGTGGAC GGTAGCAACGTGGCTGGTGGCTCAAAACCTTCTGAACCGGATGAGCAAGTAGAGCAGAGCACATATGATCTGACTAGCAACACTAAGCTGTGGCTTGGCAAAGACTACAGCAACTTTATCAGAAAGGACTGGGTCCAACTGGACAGACCGTTTGAAG ATAACATTGACCGCACTCAAGTTCCTCGCATGCCTTGGCGTGATCTGTCTGCAGCTATTCATGGCAGAGCTGCCAGGGATGTAGCGCGTCACTTCATCCAGCGCTGGAACTTCACCAag ATCTTCAAGAACAAGTACAAGGATGACTTCTACCCTTACCTCCTTCCAAAATCTCACTCTACTGCTGACTCGCTCTCGTTCACTGTTCCTGGGTCCAAGAAAGCCAAAGTGCAG GTGTTGCGCTCTGCTGATCGTTGGTCCACTGGAACCTGTGAGAATTCCATCCTTAACGCCTACATCCACACAATCGAGAACAGCGAGCACTTCATCTACATCGAG AATCAGTTCTTCATCAGCTGTGCCGACGGGAAGAATGTCCACAATGGGATTGGTGATGCAATTGTGGACCGAATCTTGCGTGCGCACAG AGAGCAGAAGAAGTACAGAGTGTTTGTGGTGATTCCTCTACTTCCTGGGTTCGAGGGAGACATTAATGCAGGTGGTGGAAATGCCATTCAGGCTATTCTGCACTTCACTTACAG
- the atp1b2b gene encoding sodium/potassium-transporting ATPase subunit beta-2b isoform X1 — protein sequence MAKDGEKGEWKEYIWNPRTREFLGRTASSWGLILLFYLIFYIFLAGLFALTMYVMLQTLDDHKPTWQDRLSTPGMVIRPRTDDSLEIVYNIQNTESWDMYAQALDKFLSPYNNSIQAQKNHECTPDQYFQQEDSGDVKNNPKRSCQFNRTILEDCSGITDRYYGYQEGKPCIIIKLNRVIGMLPGKDRQAPYVTCGAKKYKVGKDEWREDTDKIGQLVYYPPNGTFNLMYYPYYGKKAQVNYSQPLVAVKFLNITVNEDINIECKINANNFPGGNDRDKFAGRVSFKLRINTNN from the exons gaCTTATCCTTCTCTTCTATTTGATTTTCTACATCTTCCTTGCTGGCTTGTTTGCTCTCACCATGTATGTCATGCTGCAGACCTTGGACGACCACAAACCAACCTGGCAAGACAGGCTCTCCACACCAG GCATGGTGATAAGGCCCCGCACAGATGATTCCTTGGAGATTGTCTATAATATCCAGAACACTGAGAGCTGGGACATGTACGCTCAGGCTCTGGACAAGTTCCTGTCAC CCTACAACAACTCCATCCAAGCCCAGAAAAACCACGAGTGCACCCCGGATCAGTACTTTCAGCAGGAAGACAGTGGCGATGTGAAGAACAACCCCAAGCGCTCCTGTCAGTTCAACCGCACCATTCTTGAGGACTGCTCTGGAATCACGGACCGTTACTATGGATACCAGGAGGGCAAGCCATGCATCATCATCAAGCTGAATCGg GTGATAGGGATGCTACCAGGAAAGGATAGACAGGCTCCATATGTGACCTGTGGTGCAAAG AAATACAAAGTGGGGAAAGATGAATGG AGAGAAGACACTGACAAAATTGGACAGTTGGTTTACTATCCTCCCAATGGCACTTTCAATCTCATGTACTACCCTTACTATGGCAAGAAAGCTCAG gtgaaTTACTCTCAGCCTTTGGTCGCCGTCAAGTTCCTCAACATCACTGTCAATGAGGACATTAACATCGAGTGCAAGATCAACGCCAACAACTTTCCCGGTGGTAACGATAGAGACAAGTTTGCGGGAAGAGTGTCTTTCAAGCTGAGGATCAACACCAATAATTAA
- the gltpd2b gene encoding glycolipid transfer protein domain-containing protein 2, giving the protein MGVKSKAAAAIVVLLLFLGSLWLQGSLDYHWDSCLKGYNQLNKLNQLSNSSRTNGAEGALVLDACPGQTFQVSKLLSQLQAASTYPSDVLLQPYLSSWDELVKFMEALGPMVGLISQEIETKTSIIRQLALLEKEPEGELGPDLNSIISVNTEFGTKNTLEVSHHTGGYHSVRSMISMELKRGLVDFHHQTDSGCRTLLRLHRALLWLKLFLEKLAENPETGRHRSPSELCREAYQSTLANHHTWFVRRAAELAFIAMPERSFFFRLVCVQNQEQFSSLLNRVVEAIGGVYDRTQEALEENGMLDLP; this is encoded by the exons ATGGGTGTAAAGAGCAAGGCTGCTGCAGCGAtcgtggtgctgctgctgttcctcGGCTCGCTCTGGCTAC AAGGAAGTCTGGATTATCACTGGGATTCTTGTTTAAAAGGATATAATCAGTTAAATAAG CTTAACCAGCtgtccaacagcagcaggactAATGGGGCGGAGGGTGCGTTAGTCCTGGACGCGTGCCCTGGTCAGACCTTCCAGGTGTCAAAGCTGCTCTCTCAACTGCAGGCTGCATCAACCTACCCGTCTGACGTGCTGCTGCAGCCGTATCTGTCCAGCTGGGATGAGCTTGTGAA GTTCATGGAGGCTCTGGGACCAATGGTGGGGCTGATATCCCAAGAAATAGAGACTAAGACCTCTATAATCCGCCAACTGGCCTTGCTGGAAAAGGAACCTGAAGGAGAGCTGGGGCCAGATTTAAACTCAATAATCTCTGTTAACACAGAATTTGGGACAAAGAATACTTTAGAGGTCTCCCACCACACTGGTGGGTACCACTCTGTGCGCTCCATGATCTCGATGGAGCTGAAACGAGGCCTCGTGGACTTCCACCATCAGACAGACTCCGGGTGCCGGACTCTCCTGCGCCTACATCGTGCTCTGCTTTGGCTGAAGCTCTTCCTGGAGAAGCTGGCTGAGAACCCAGAGACCGGCAGACACAGGAGCCCCTCAGAGCTGTGCCGTGAGGCCTACCAGAGCACTCTTGCAAACCACCACACCTGGTTTGTTCGCAGGGCAGCTGAACTGGCCTTCATCGCAATGCCAGAGCGGAGTTTCTTCTTTAGGCTGGTGTGCGTGCAAAACCAGGAGCAGTTCAGTTCTCTGCTGAACAGAGTGGTGGAGGCCATTGGCGGGGTTTATGACAGGACACAAGAAGCCCTGGAGGAAAATGGCATGCTGGACTTgccataa
- the chrne gene encoding acetylcholine receptor subunit epsilon: MMAARQFGIFFGVATTLAALMGLVQCNEESQLIGDLFKGYNKNIRPVVHPEDQVQVQIKLTLTNLISLNEKEETLTTSVWIEIQWVDYRLTWNTSNYYGIDVIRVPCRTVWLPDIVLENNIDGKFDVNYYANVLISSSGWLYWLPPAIYRSTCAIEITYFPFDYQNCTLAFRSQTYSASEVDLMLAVGETGETIEWVDIDPEAFTENGEWAIVHRPARKMINTKYSPDDLEYQEITFNLVIQRKPLFYIINIILPCSLISSLVVLAYFLPAQAGGQKLTVSISVLLAQTVFLFLIAQKVPETSLSVPLIGKYLIFVMCVTTLIATNQIVVLNFSLRSPSTHTMSHTIKHVFLEMVPRALGMSPLVDDSEVTTEMNGLRERRRSSFGLLQRAEEYVLKQPRSEMMFDKQRERHGLTRSIVDNVDVSSTANLYKSLAQAAPEIKQCVDACNFIAESTRQQNNTGSEIESWVLIGKMIDKVCFWAAFFLFIIGTVGIFLTGHVNRAPEFPFPGEDKKYVPS; this comes from the exons ATGATGGCAGCGCGACAGTTTGGGATATTTTTTGGAGTTGCAACGACTCTCGCAGCTTTAATGGGTCTGG TGCAATGTAATGAAGAGTCACAGCTGATCGGCGACTTGTTCAAAGGCTACAACAAGAATATTCGGCCAGTAGTTCATCCTGAAGACCAGGTGCAGGTTCAGATCAAGTTAACCCTCACCAACCTTATCTCTCTG AATGAAAAGGAAGAGACTCTTACAACCAGTGTGTGGATTGAGATT CAATGGGTTGATTATCGCCTCACCTGGAACACATCTAACTATTATGGCATTGATGTTATTCGTGTCCCATGCAGGACTGTTTGGCTTCCGGACATAGTCCTTGAGAACAA cattGATGGCAAATTTGATGTGAATTACTATGCCAATGTATTAATCAGCAGCAGTGGGTGGTTGTACTGGCTGCCTCCTGCTATCTATCGCAGCACTTGTGCCATCGAGATTACCTACTTCCCATTTGATTATCAAAACTGCACGCTAGCATTCAG ATCTCAGACGTACAGTGCCAGTGAAGTGGACCTCATGCTGGCTGTTGgagaaacaggagaaactaTTGAGTGGGTAGACATCGACCCTGAGGCTTTCACAG aGAATGGCGAGTGGGCCATCGTCCACCGTCCAGCCAGGAAGATGATCAACACGAAGTATTCACCAGATGACCTGGAGTATCAGGAGATCACGTTCAATCTTGTCATTCAAAGGAAGCCCCTGTTctacatcatcaacatcatcctGCCTTGCTCCCTCATCTCCTCACTGGTTGTATTGGCCTACTTCCTACCTGCACAGG CTGGAGGACAGAAACTGACAGTGTCCATTTCTGTCTTGCTGGCTCAGACTGTCTTCCTGTTTCTTATTGCTCAGAAAGTCCCTGAGACCTCTCTTTCTGTTCCTCTCATTGGCAA GTACCTGATCTTTGTTATGTGCGTCACTACTCTCATTGCTACTAATCAAATTGTTGTGCTGAACTTCTCGCTGCGCAGCCCCAGCACTCATACCATGTCCCATACCATCAAACAT GTATTCTTGGAAATGGTTCCCCGCGCCTTGGGCATGTCCCCTCTGGTGGATGACAGTGAGGTGACGACAGAGATGAATGGGTTGAGGGAGCGCCGCCGCAGCTCCTTTGGCCTACTGCAGAGGGCAGAGGAATATGTCCTGAAACAACCACGCAGTGAAATGATGTTTGACAAACAAAGGGAGAGACATGGTCTCACACGATCTATTG TGGACAATGTAGATGTCAGCAGTACGGCAAACCTGTATAAGAGTTTGGCTCAAGCTGCACCTGAGATTAAACAATGCGTGGATGCCTGCAACTTCATCGCCGAGAGCACaaggcaacaaaacaacactggATCT GAAATTGAAAGCTGGGTCTTGATTGGGAAGATGATTGACAAGGTGTGTTTTTGGGCtgcctttttcctcttcatcatcgGCACAGTTGGGATATTCCTAACAGGACACGTCAACCGGGCACCAGAGTTTCCATTTCCTGGGGAGGATAAGAAATATGTTCCGAGttaa